From a region of the Deinococcus metallilatus genome:
- a CDS encoding patatin-like phospholipase family protein has protein sequence MTPQDRQRALVLGGGGVTGIAWGTGFLAGLHREGLDLGHADLTVGTSAGSVVGSQLAGGADLEGLLARQLEPSSEPAATFDAAEMGRLFQAIVQEVGSDPLRIRRRIGELALAAPSVPEAERVDIIASRLVNREWPRQPLQIVAVDAGSGEARVFDRDSDVPLVLAVAASCAVPGVWPPVTIGEHRYMDGGVRSVTNADLASGYGRVLVLSLLGLEGAQTLPLEAARLRESGAAVHVVGPDAASLEAIGPNVLDPARRPATAQAGLEQGRRLAAEIKAFWEGASP, from the coding sequence ATGACACCACAAGACAGGCAGCGGGCGCTCGTCCTCGGGGGCGGCGGCGTGACGGGGATCGCCTGGGGAACCGGGTTTCTCGCCGGGCTGCACCGGGAAGGGCTGGACCTGGGCCACGCGGACCTCACGGTGGGGACCTCGGCGGGGTCAGTGGTCGGCTCGCAGCTCGCGGGCGGCGCCGATCTCGAAGGGCTGCTGGCGCGGCAACTCGAACCGTCCTCGGAACCGGCGGCCACGTTCGACGCCGCCGAGATGGGCCGACTCTTCCAGGCCATCGTGCAGGAGGTCGGCTCCGACCCCCTCCGGATTCGCCGCCGGATCGGAGAGCTGGCCCTCGCTGCCCCCAGCGTGCCCGAGGCCGAGCGGGTGGACATCATCGCCTCACGGCTGGTGAACCGCGAGTGGCCGCGGCAGCCCCTCCAGATCGTCGCCGTCGATGCCGGGAGCGGGGAGGCGCGCGTCTTCGACCGGGATTCCGACGTGCCGCTGGTGCTGGCGGTCGCCGCCAGTTGCGCCGTGCCGGGAGTCTGGCCACCCGTGACCATCGGGGAACACCGCTACATGGACGGGGGCGTCCGCTCGGTGACCAACGCGGACCTCGCCAGCGGGTACGGGCGGGTGCTGGTGCTCTCGCTGCTGGGGCTGGAAGGGGCCCAGACCCTGCCGCTGGAAGCAGCGCGGCTGCGGGAGTCCGGGGCGGCGGTCCACGTGGTCGGACCGGACGCGGCTTCTCTGGAGGCCATCGGGCCGAACGTCCTCGACCCCGCGCGGCGGCCAGCGACCGCGCAGGCGGGCTTGGAACAGGGGCGGCGCCTGGCGGCCGAGATCAAAGCCTTCTGGGAAGGCGCCTCGCCCTGA